A DNA window from Desulfonauticus submarinus contains the following coding sequences:
- the dksA gene encoding RNA polymerase-binding protein DksA: MQPQDYEFFRNMLLEMKNEILAKGESTLEDMSEDVEVYADPADRATAESDRAFTLRLRDRDLKLVKKIDEALARIEDGTFGICEECGEEIGLARLKARPVTTLCIQCKSKQEEEEALLKR; the protein is encoded by the coding sequence ATGCAGCCTCAAGATTATGAATTTTTCCGCAATATGCTTTTGGAAATGAAGAATGAAATTTTAGCTAAGGGTGAAAGTACATTAGAAGACATGAGCGAGGATGTGGAAGTATACGCAGATCCTGCAGATAGGGCAACTGCTGAAAGTGATAGGGCCTTTACTTTGCGTTTAAGGGATAGGGACTTAAAGTTAGTAAAGAAAATAGACGAAGCCCTAGCTAGAATAGAAGATGGCACTTTTGGTATTTGTGAAGAGTGTGGTGAAGAAATTGGTTTAGCGAGATTAAAAGCAAGGCCTGTTACTACTCTTTGTATTCAGTGTAAAAGTAAACAGGAGGAAGAAGAGGCTTTGTTGAAGAGATAG
- a CDS encoding NFACT RNA binding domain-containing protein has translation MEANFCRFALESLKQKILFTRLEKIYNPYPKLWTFKFSKQGFLCLYASQKGGFFFLRPNNLDNPSSPSPKVMFLRKHCKNRIVKSFSFFWPRRIFWLGFGDLFLELSLESEPKIVEKPILEEVIWPSLEEIDSNKEIFRIYPQISPPLRKFLASLSKERKKNFYLKLQVEKSFDFYIYENNILLWEQGSNVISKTDNPLEALSIFGEYKLKEIIGERFSKLKQQNREEKRLKKILLKLEEDKKKLKKRIELLEYGKLLQANLYNLDRNKKVSKVNVIDFTGNTITIFLDCKKTILENMENFFKQAAKGERGLKAIEKRKQQIQKQLQDVRIKQKQEIKIKQKAFFVPKKYQGLQIKAFISSDGFLILRGKNSKANHKLLSVASPFDLWFHAQDGPGAHVILRRDSKKQEVPLQSLKEAACLAALASYQKNAEKGKVMCAEVKNVRKVKGLSLGQVIVDKILHSFWIDIDPNLETKLRYLETKE, from the coding sequence ATGGAAGCTAATTTTTGTAGATTTGCTTTAGAAAGCTTAAAACAAAAAATTTTATTTACTCGATTAGAGAAAATTTATAATCCTTATCCTAAGTTATGGACTTTTAAATTTTCTAAACAAGGGTTTCTGTGTTTATATGCCTCCCAAAAGGGAGGCTTTTTCTTTTTGCGTCCTAATAATTTAGACAATCCATCCTCCCCATCACCTAAGGTAATGTTTTTAAGAAAGCACTGTAAGAATAGAATAGTAAAAAGTTTTTCTTTTTTTTGGCCCAGGCGTATATTTTGGCTGGGATTTGGGGATTTGTTTCTTGAATTGAGTTTAGAGTCTGAGCCTAAAATTGTTGAAAAACCTATATTAGAAGAAGTTATCTGGCCATCTTTAGAAGAAATAGACTCTAATAAAGAAATTTTTAGAATATATCCTCAAATTTCTCCGCCTCTTAGAAAATTTCTTGCTAGTTTATCTAAGGAAAGAAAAAAAAACTTTTATTTAAAATTACAAGTAGAAAAAAGTTTTGACTTTTATATTTATGAAAATAATATCCTTTTATGGGAGCAAGGATCTAATGTTATATCCAAAACAGATAATCCTTTAGAAGCATTGAGTATATTTGGAGAATATAAGTTAAAGGAAATTATAGGAGAGAGGTTTTCTAAATTAAAACAACAAAACAGAGAAGAAAAGAGATTAAAAAAAATTTTATTAAAACTAGAAGAAGATAAGAAAAAATTAAAAAAAAGAATAGAACTTTTAGAATATGGAAAATTGTTACAGGCAAATTTATATAACTTAGATAGGAATAAAAAGGTTTCTAAAGTAAATGTTATAGATTTTACAGGTAATACTATAACAATTTTTTTAGACTGTAAAAAAACAATTTTAGAAAATATGGAAAATTTTTTTAAACAGGCTGCAAAAGGAGAAAGAGGACTAAAAGCTATAGAAAAAAGAAAGCAACAAATCCAAAAACAACTTCAAGATGTTAGGATAAAACAGAAACAAGAGATAAAAATAAAACAAAAAGCTTTTTTTGTGCCTAAAAAATATCAAGGCCTTCAGATAAAGGCTTTTATTTCTTCTGATGGTTTTTTAATTTTAAGGGGTAAAAATAGTAAAGCTAACCATAAGTTGTTAAGTGTGGCTAGTCCTTTTGATTTATGGTTTCATGCCCAAGATGGTCCAGGAGCACATGTAATCTTGCGTAGAGACAGCAAAAAACAAGAGGTTCCTTTACAAAGTCTTAAAGAAGCTGCGTGTTTAGCTGCATTGGCAAGTTATCAAAAGAATGCTGAAAAAGGAAAAGTAATGTGCGCAGAAGTGAAAAATGTGCGTAAAGTCAAAGGTCTTTCCTTGGGACAGGTAATAGTAGATAAGATTTTACATTCTTTTTGGATTGATATAGATCCGAATTTAGAAACCAAGTTAAGATATTTGGAAACTAAGGAGTAG
- a CDS encoding iron-sulfur cluster assembly scaffold protein yields the protein MQEKLANICDEIQKKIYQETTVEFGEEFVKRWTNPNFVGRLETYTHMAKVKPSCGSVLEIYIVLEEDKIKEISFYTDGCGSDFVCAEVACELALGKTKDQALTLESKHILQVIPKLPLDKHGALYPPIKALQEALQKP from the coding sequence ATGCAAGAAAAGTTGGCAAATATTTGCGATGAGATTCAGAAAAAGATTTATCAAGAAACTACTGTTGAATTTGGAGAAGAATTTGTTAAACGCTGGACGAATCCCAATTTTGTGGGGAGGTTAGAAACTTATACTCATATGGCAAAGGTAAAGCCTAGCTGTGGCAGTGTGTTAGAGATATATATAGTGTTGGAAGAGGACAAGATAAAGGAAATAAGTTTTTATACTGATGGATGTGGTTCTGACTTTGTATGTGCAGAGGTTGCTTGTGAGTTAGCTTTGGGTAAGACTAAAGACCAAGCTTTAACTTTAGAGTCTAAACATATTTTGCAGGTTATCCCAAAACTTCCTTTAGATAAGCATGGAGCGTTATATCCTCCTATTAAAGCTCTTCAAGAAGCATTACAAAAACCCTAA
- a CDS encoding lysophospholipid acyltransferase family protein, with the protein MEILQPTDTYQTDVKKRIQYFRTIRFYKKIIKIVFSAASLAKKGIYSDEEWIKSSVDVLNALESVGCIFDIRGRNNFFNIQGPCVFIGNHMSTLETFVLPCVIHPFKKITFIVKESLLNYPVFKHVMRARKPIAVTRTNPREDFRRVIKEGTSKLKNNISIVVFPQTTRANHFDEKEFNSIGIKLAKKANVPVVPIALKTDAWGTGRLVKDFGPIDPQKTVYFKFGLPISAQEVQKNPKRAHQQVVNFIKKQLNNWITLEQNKKC; encoded by the coding sequence ATGGAAATTTTACAGCCAACTGACACCTATCAAACTGATGTAAAAAAAAGAATACAATATTTTAGAACCATTCGATTTTACAAAAAAATTATAAAAATTGTATTTTCTGCTGCTTCTTTAGCTAAAAAAGGAATTTATAGTGATGAAGAATGGATAAAAAGTAGTGTTGATGTATTAAACGCTCTCGAAAGTGTTGGTTGTATTTTTGATATAAGAGGAAGAAATAATTTTTTTAATATACAAGGACCTTGCGTTTTTATAGGCAACCATATGAGCACATTAGAAACTTTTGTTTTGCCTTGTGTCATTCATCCATTTAAAAAAATAACATTTATTGTTAAAGAATCTCTACTTAACTATCCTGTATTTAAACACGTTATGAGAGCAAGAAAACCTATTGCAGTAACTAGAACCAACCCCAGAGAAGATTTTAGAAGAGTTATAAAAGAAGGGACATCAAAACTTAAAAATAATATTTCTATTGTAGTTTTTCCTCAAACTACCAGAGCAAATCATTTTGATGAAAAAGAGTTTAACTCTATTGGGATAAAGTTAGCTAAAAAGGCTAATGTTCCTGTGGTTCCCATAGCTTTAAAAACAGATGCCTGGGGCACAGGAAGACTAGTAAAAGATTTTGGCCCAATTGATCCTCAAAAAACAGTTTACTTTAAATTTGGGTTACCTATCTCTGCCCAAGAAGTCCAAAAAAATCCAAAAAGAGCACACCAACAAGTAGTTAACTTCATAAAAAAACAACTTAATAATTGGATAACATTAGAACAAAATAAAAAATGTTAG